The following nucleotide sequence is from Devosia salina.
ATGCCCCCGGCGCGGTGAAGGCGCTCGAAATCTGGAAGACCATTCTGGACGAAAAGCTGGCCTCGCCCGATACGCTGACCCGTGGCCAGTGGGATTCCACCGGCACCTTCAATTCGGGCAATGCGGCCCAGGTCATCTCCGGCCCGTGGGAACTTAACCGCATGCTCGAAGAAGCCAAGTTCGACTGGGGCGTCGCGCTCCTGCCCACCGAAACCGAGGGCGGCACGCGCTCCTCGGCCATGGGCGACTTCAACTGGGCGATCTTTGCCTCGACCCAGCACCCTGACGAAGCTTTCAAGGCCTTGGAATATTTCGCCAGCCAGGACGATCGCCTGTTCCCCGAATTCGGCCAGCTTCCGGCCCGCTCGGATATCGGACTGCCGGAGACCGGCGTCGCCCTGAAGGATGCCGCGCTCAAAGTCTTCCTTGAGCAGCTCCAATATGCCCAGGCGCGTGGCCCGCATCCGGAATGGCCCAAGATTTCCAAAGCCATTCAGGACGCCATCCAGCAGGCCCTGACCGGCCAGACCGAGCCGCAGGCCGCGCTCGACCAGGCCGCCGCAACCATCGGCGGCATCCTGGGCAACTGATCCCTCCCGACGACTGGCTGCCCGGGCAACCGGGCAGCACTTTCTCATTGTTCCAGGGGAGGGTGCGTTGACCCGCCTGCTTTCCAGCCTGCGCGACGGCAAGGGCTTCGACATCGTGCTGGTCGCGGTGCCGTTGCTGTTCCTCCTTGCGCTCTCCGGCCTGCCGCTGATCTACAACGTGGTGATGAGTTTTCAGGAGGTTGACATGTTCAGCCTCGGGACGTTCGCCCGCCCATGGGTGGGTCTGAAGAACTACATCGCCGTGTTCAGCGCGCCCGAAACCTGGCCGATCATGCGCAACACCGCCGTATTCGTGGTCTGCTCGATTGCCGGGCAGTTTCTCCTCGGTTTCGGGCTGGCGCTGTTCTTCACGCAGAAATTCCCCGGGGCATCCTATATCCGCGGCCTGTTCCTGGCCTCCTGGGTGATGCCGGGCCTGGTAGTGGGCGCCATCTGGAACTGGATCCTTGCCGGCGATTTCGGCGTCCTCAACTATGTGCTCAAAGCCCTCGGCATCATCTCGGAGAACATCTTCTGGCGCTCGGACACCAACTGGTCGCTCTGGGCCGTGATTATCGCCAATATCTGGCTCGGCACCGCCTTCAACATGATCCTGTTGGCCGTGGGCCTGGCCGGCATACCGCGCGATCTCTATGAAGCTGCCGAACTGGACGGCGCCACTTCCTGGCAGCGCTTCTGGACCATGACGCTGCCGATGATGCGCTCGACAATCGGCGCGGTTATCTCTCTGGGGCTGATCTTCACCCTGCAGCAGTTCGACCTCTTCGCCGCCATCACCTCCGGCGGGCCGGCGAATTCCTCCAATGTCGCCCAGTACTGGGCCTGGGAGCAGTCGTTCCGGCAGTATGACTTCGCCAAGGGCTCGACCATTTCCGTGGTCATGATCGCCGTCGTGATGATCGCCTCGATCATTTATGTGCGCTCGACCCGTCACGAGGTGCGCGGATGACCCAGATCTGGATGCAACGCCTGCTGCTGCTGGTCGCCCTGGCCCTGGCGGCGCTCTATCTCTTCCCGCTCTACTGGATGTATGTCACCAGCCTCAAGACAGGTTCGGAGATCTTTGCCACCCCGCCCGGCCTCGTGCCCGCCAATCCCCAATGGGGCGTATTCTCCTATGTCTGGGAACTGCGCGGCATGGGGCGCTTTCTCTGGAATTCGACCATAATCGCCTTCGGCACCATGGCGCTGACCGCCATTCTGGGCACCGGCTGCGCCTATGTGCTGGCGCGTTATCGCAATATCTGGATCGACGTGGCGCTGTTCCTGGTGCTGATGCTGCAGGTGCTGCCGGCATCGCTGATGATCACCCCGATCTTCGTCGGCTTTGCGCAACTTGGCCTGCTCAACCATCCGCAGCTTGCAGTGGTCCTGGCCATCACCGCCAAGTCCATGCCGTTCTTCGTGGTCCTGGTGCGGGCGAGTTTCATGAGCGTTCCCGCCGAACTCGAGGAGGCAGCCCTTGTGGACGGCAATTCACGGGCCGGGGCCTTCTGGTCCATCGTGCTGCCGCTGGCCCGCAACGGTATCCTGGTCTCGGCCATCCTGATCTTCATGCAGGCCTTTGGCGAGTTCGTTTATTCCAAGTCGATGATTCCTGCCGTCGAACTGCAGCCCGCATCGGTGGGGCTCAACGCCTTCATGGGTCCCAACACCACCGAATGGAACAACATCATGGCCTACGCCACGATCTATGTGACGCCCATTCTGGCCGCCTTCGTCATCCTGCAGCGCCGCATCGTCGCCGGCCTAACCTCGGGAGCCCTCAAATGAGTGCCCAACCGCAGATCGAACTCATCGGCATCGACAAGCACTATGGCAGCTTCCACGCCCTCAAGAACATCGACCTGACCATCCCCAAGGGCCAGTTCGTGGCCTTGGTCGGACCCTCGGGCTGTGGCAAGTCCACCCTGCTGCGTTCCTTGGCGGGGCTGGAAAGCATCACCGGCGGCACCATGAAGATTGCCGGCGACGTGATGAATGGCGTGCCGCCGCGAAAGCGCGACGTCGCCATGGTGTTCCAGTCCTATGCGCTCTATCCGCATATGACTGTCGAGCAGAACCTGACCTATTCGCTGCGCCTGAAACGCGTGTCCCGCGAAGAGATGAAGCGGGCCACCGAAGAGGTGGCCAAGACCATCGGCCTGTCGCAATTGCTGCATCGCTACCCCCGTGAACTCTCGGGGGGCCAGCGCCAGCGCGTGGCCATGGGGCGCGCCATCATCCGCCATCCCAAGGCCTTCCTGTTCGACGAGCCGCTGAGCAATCTCGACGCCGCCCTGCGCGTTCATATGCGCAAGGAAATCCGCGCCCTGCACGACCGGCTCGGCGCCACCTCGGTCTATGTGACGCACGACCAGATAGAGGCCATGACCATGGCCGACCACGTGGTGGTCATGCGCGATGGCGTGATCGAACAGCAGGGCAGCCCGCTCGAACTCTATGATAGCCCGGCCACCCGCTTCGTCGCCGGCTTCATCGGCTCGCCGGCCATGAACTTCGTGAACGGCAGGATTGGCGCGGACGGGCAGAGCGTTGCACTCGATCTCCCCGGCACAAGGCCAATTCCCCTTGGCCGCGCGGCGGAGGCCGGCCGCAAGGTGCTGGTGGGCCTGCGCCCTGAGCATCTGGTGGCCTGCAATCCTCTCGAGGCGCCGCTGACCCTGCCGGTGGCGGTTGTCGAATCCACCGGTTCGCTGACCTATGTGACGACGTCGGGCGCGGCGGAAATGACCGTCGTCGTCACCGGCCGCAGCGACCTGCGGGCGGGCGATCAGATCGCCCTCACCATCGCGCCCGATCGCGTACATCTGTTCGACGGCGAGACGGGCAGGGCCGTCTGAGGCCGCCTTGGCGAGCGCTCAGGCGATCTGCGCCAGTTCCTTGGTGTCGGCGCCGAACAGGGCGGCGATCAGATCGGCCTGGGTGACCATGCCCCTGAGAGTGCCGTCATCCGCGGCGACCGGCAGATGATGGTGGCCGGTATCGAGCATCAGCTTGATCACCAGCGCGATCGGCATCGCTTCGGAGACGGTTGCAACCTGGGTGGTCATCACGTCACGGACCCGGCCGCGCAAGGGCCGGTCGGAATTGGACATGGAGCGCAGGCGCCAGCCCAGCCCCGATGAGGCATGTGCGGGTCCCCATTCCGCCTTCTCGAGCAGGTCCGTCTGGGTCAGGATGCCGGCCACATGCCCGGCCATGTCGGCCACGGGCAGGGCCTTGACCCCATTGGCACGCATGGTGCGCAGGGCAACGCGCAGCGACGTCCCGGGTTGTACACTAATGACCTCGCGGGTCATGACCATGCCGGCCGTAATGCCGCCCGAGCGACGCGCAAACGCCAGGAGGGCCGCGCGCTCCAGCATCTGTTCGAGATCGACCGGATCCACGCTGACCACTTCGTCCCGCTCCTCGATGGCGAGCTTGAGGTCCTCGACCGAAATGCCAAGGCTTACTTTTGGCGCAAAGGGGATCACCTTGGCTTCTGCAGCCGGGGCAGGGGCCGGCCGGTGCGGATAGTCCTTGCCGGTCAGGCGGTTGAAGGCCATGGCGGCGAGCAGCAGCAGCAGCGAATTGATCGCGACCGGCCAGGCGACGAATCCATAGCCGAGCCCGGTGATGGCCGGCCCGCCAATGACGGCGGTGAGGGCCACGGCGCCGCTCGGCGGATGCAGGCATTTGAACGAAAGCATCAGCCCGATGCTGATCGACACCGCAAGGGCCGCTGCCACCGGGGTCGGCCCGAGCCATTGCGCGGCCGTGACCCCCACCACCGCTGCGATGCAATTGCCAGCCAGTATCGACCAGGGTTGCGCCAGCGGGCTGGAGGGAACGGCAAACAGCAACACGGCCGACGCGCCGATCGGGGCCATCAGCAGGGGCAGTTCCGGACCTTGTCCCAGTGCCAGTGCAGTGACGCCGGCGGTGATCAGGATACCGAGAAAGGCGCCCAGGGTCGCGCGAAGCCGCTCGAGGGGGCTTACGGTGACCATGTTGGGCAGGAAGCGGACAAGGAAATTCATGGCGCTCCCCGTAGCATCGGGCGTCCATCGGCTCAAAGCGCAGGAATGCGTTCTTGCCCGCCATTGCGCAAAAAATTGCTTCGTTTCGAGGCGGTTATGCACAGGGGGGAGAAGCGCAGCTGGCGGGATGCTCGGGGGCGGTATCGTTTTCGGCCGCAGCGACCCCGCGGCGACGCCGTCAAGCCTATTGACTTGTATGGAAGCAATTGTGATCTTGTCGCCAATCTGAGCGGGGACAACCTCTCAGGAACGGCCGGAGACACGTCATGGGCCCAAGGGCCCAGCCAGGGTATGTGGTAAAGCGTGAGCTACGCGGTACGTCTGCTGTCTGACCGATACTAACCAACGGACAGCTGCTCGTATCGACCTTCTGAGTTGCCCGCAAAACGATTGCAACCGTGCGGTCGCGGTTGGCGGGACGATCCTTCCCAGCAGCACCGCGCTTGTGACAGCGACCCCGATTGGGGGGCGTAGCGGGAGGATGGGATGGAGACCGGATCCGGTGCGGCCTGCACCGAACTCGAACGTTATCTGTTCGACCTCAATGGATATCTCGTCATCCCCGACGCGCTGTCGCCTCAGCAGGTGGCGGCCTGCAACGCCACGCTCGACCAGCATCAGGATTTCGTCGGCGACGGGTGGGACGGCCATCTGCGCCTCTACAACAATCCCGACCGGCAGGAAGGTCTGGTCCTGCAGCAGGTCTACGAGGCCGGCCCCGTCTGGGAAGAGATGATCGATCACCCGTCATGGTTCGCCAAGGCGGTGCACTTCATCGGCTCGGACGATCCCGAAAACTTCGACGGCCATCATGGCCCCGCCTTCATCGATGAATGCTTCGCCTCGGTCCGTGGCCCGGGTCAGGCCCTGCGCCTGCATTCGGGCGGCCATGTCGGCACCATCCGCACGCAATACCGCTTCCATGCGGGCAAATTCCACTGCGGCCAGGTCAATGTGCTGGTGGCGCTCAACGATATCGGCCCCGGTGACGGCGCCACCATGGTCATTCCCGGCAGCCACAAATCCAATCTGCGCCACCCGCAGACGGTCGCCGTGGACAAGCGCGAAGAGCAATCCTCGGTCGATGGCATTGCCGGCGCGGTGGAGGTGCATCTGAAGGCCGGCGACGCGCTCATGTTCGTCGATGCCATCATGCATGGCTCGGCGCGGCGCACCAATCCGGGCCAGCGGCGCATGACAGTTTATCGCTACGGCCCCAGCTGGGGGTATTTCCGGCACGACATGATCCCGAGTGCTGCGCTTCTGGCGCGGCTGACGCCCGAGCGGCGGCGGATCGTCATGCCGCACAAGGCCCCGATTGCCGCAAATGGCTAGGCGACGATAGGGCGAAGAATTTGCTGGCCCGTACTGCGAGGTACGTAAGTCAGTGGAGCAATGGCGATGCCGGTCGAGGACCCGGCACCGCTCAACGAGGGAATGCTCAAGGGAGGAACAACGATGAGCAAACTGACAAGAAGAACATTTCTGGGGGCGTCGGGCTCGGTGCTGGCCCTGGCGGCCATCGGCCGTCCGGCTTTCGCTCAGAGCACGGAAATCCGTCACTTCTGGTGGGGCAATCCCGAGCGCGATAAGCGCACCTTTGCGGTGATCGACATCTTCAACCAGAAGAATCCCGACATTCACGTCACCGGCGAAACTCTTGGTTTTGCAGACTATTTCACCAAGCTGACGACCCAGATCGCCGGTGGCAACATGCCCGACGTGATCCAGCAGGGCTATGGCGTGCTGTTCGAATACATCGCCAATGGCGCCATTGTTCCGCTCGACGACTATGTCGGCAAGAGCCTCGACATTTCCAAGATGGACCAGAGCGCCATCGATGCGGGCACCGTCGATGGCAAGTTCTATGCCCTCTCCATCGGCGCCAATAGCCACATGGCTATGTTCAATACGCGCCTGTTCGAGGAAGCCGGGATTGTCCCGGGCGAAACCTTCGACCCCTATGGCTATACCTATGACGAACTGGCCGAGTTTGCCGCCGCCATCAAGCAAGCCACTGGCGTTCCGGGCACCGACGACAACACCGCCGACTATCAGAACTTCTCGGATTTCGTGGTGCAGAAGGGGGCCATGCTGTTCAATGAGGACGGTTCCTATGGCCCCACCCAGGAAATCGTCGAGGAATACTGGTCGACCTGGGAGAAAATCCGCAATGCCGGCGGCACCCCGCCGGGACCGGAAAGCGCCAGCCTGGCTGGCGTTTCCGACCTGGCGCAGATGGGCGTCGTCACCGGCAAGACGGCCATGACCTATCTCTGGTCCAACCAGTTGGTCGGTGTTCAGAGCCTGATGCAGGACAAGCTGGGCGCCGCCATGTATCCGAACACCCCCGACATGGTGCCCGGCTCCATCGTTCAGCCCAGCCAGTTCGTCTGCCTCACTCGCGACAGCGCCAATCCCGAGGCGGCGACGGCCTATATGAGCGCCTTCGTCAACGATCTCGACATGACGGCGGTGCTGGGTCTGGAACGCGGTATCCCGAGCCAGAGCGAGGTGCGTGAGGCGCTCCAGCCAAAGCTGACCGAAGTCGAAGCTCTCTCGGTCGAATTTTTCGACAAGATCCAGGGCAAGACCGCCGTGCTGCCGCCGCCGCCCCCCAGCGGCTCCAATGAGGTCGAGCAGACCTTCGAACGGCTGGCGGTCAACGTGTTGCTCGGCGAGCGCTCGATCCCGGAGGTCGCATCCGACTTCCTCAATCAGGCCCGCGCAATCCTGGCACGCGCATAGGCCTGCTGACCCGGTCCGCCGCCCTCTCTCCCGTGGGGCGGCGGATATTCTCCCCGGGACGAGGCGGCACCTGTCATTGGTCACGACAGGTGCTGCATCCCGGCCTATCTTGCCCTGACGGGTTGGTTTTCGACTGGAGCCGCGCGTGCAAAAATTCTTCCGCCGCAATCTTGCAGGCTACGCCTTTCTCTCGCCCTGGCTAATCGGCTTCTTCCTGCTGGCGATCGGGCCGATCCTGGCCTCGCTCTATCTCAGCTTCACCAAGTACAACGTCGTGCGCCCGCCCCAATGGATCGGCCTCGACAATTACGCCTACATGGTCCAGTTCGATCAGCGCTTCTGGAAGGCGCTGCAGGTCACATTCCAGTTCGTGGTCATATCAGTGCCGCTGAAACTGATCTTCGCGCTCGGCGTCGCCATGGCGCTCGACAAGGGCATTCGTGCCATCGGCTGGTATCGGGCGCTGTTCTACCTGCCATCCATTCTCGGCGGCTCCATCGCCGTGGCCATTCTCTGGCGCCAGCTCTTCAACTATGACGGGGTGATCAATTCCATCCTGCGCCTGTTTGGTGGCGACGGACCCTATTGGCTGGCCGACCCCAAATTCTCGCTCTGGACACTCATCGTGCTCGCCATCTGGCAGTTCGGTTCACCCATGCTGATCTTTCTCGCGGGGTTGCGCGCCATTCCCCAGGAGCTTTACGAAGCCGCCGAAATCGACGCGGCGGGGCCGGTGAAGAAGTTTTTCGCCATCACCGTGCCGCTGCTGGCCCCGGTGATATTCTTCAACCTCGTTCTGCAGATGATCGAGGCCTTCAAGAGCTTTTCGGGTGCCTTCATCATCTCCGGTGGTTCGGGCGCGCCGCTCGATAGCCTCCTGTTCTTCACCGTCTATCTCTACAACGAGGCCTTCAGCTTCCTGCGCATGGGCTATGCCTCGGCGCTGGCATGGGTGCTGTTGCTGATCATCGCCGCCTTCACCGCCATCGCCTTCTGGACCTCAAAA
It contains:
- a CDS encoding ABC transporter substrate-binding protein, with translation MSKLTRRTFLGASGSVLALAAIGRPAFAQSTEIRHFWWGNPERDKRTFAVIDIFNQKNPDIHVTGETLGFADYFTKLTTQIAGGNMPDVIQQGYGVLFEYIANGAIVPLDDYVGKSLDISKMDQSAIDAGTVDGKFYALSIGANSHMAMFNTRLFEEAGIVPGETFDPYGYTYDELAEFAAAIKQATGVPGTDDNTADYQNFSDFVVQKGAMLFNEDGSYGPTQEIVEEYWSTWEKIRNAGGTPPGPESASLAGVSDLAQMGVVTGKTAMTYLWSNQLVGVQSLMQDKLGAAMYPNTPDMVPGSIVQPSQFVCLTRDSANPEAATAYMSAFVNDLDMTAVLGLERGIPSQSEVREALQPKLTEVEALSVEFFDKIQGKTAVLPPPPPSGSNEVEQTFERLAVNVLLGERSIPEVASDFLNQARAILARA
- a CDS encoding HPP family protein, yielding MNFLVRFLPNMVTVSPLERLRATLGAFLGILITAGVTALALGQGPELPLLMAPIGASAVLLFAVPSSPLAQPWSILAGNCIAAVVGVTAAQWLGPTPVAAALAVSISIGLMLSFKCLHPPSGAVALTAVIGGPAITGLGYGFVAWPVAINSLLLLLAAMAFNRLTGKDYPHRPAPAPAAEAKVIPFAPKVSLGISVEDLKLAIEERDEVVSVDPVDLEQMLERAALLAFARRSGGITAGMVMTREVISVQPGTSLRVALRTMRANGVKALPVADMAGHVAGILTQTDLLEKAEWGPAHASSGLGWRLRSMSNSDRPLRGRVRDVMTTQVATVSEAMPIALVIKLMLDTGHHHLPVAADDGTLRGMVTQADLIAALFGADTKELAQIA
- a CDS encoding ABC transporter ATP-binding protein, with amino-acid sequence MSAQPQIELIGIDKHYGSFHALKNIDLTIPKGQFVALVGPSGCGKSTLLRSLAGLESITGGTMKIAGDVMNGVPPRKRDVAMVFQSYALYPHMTVEQNLTYSLRLKRVSREEMKRATEEVAKTIGLSQLLHRYPRELSGGQRQRVAMGRAIIRHPKAFLFDEPLSNLDAALRVHMRKEIRALHDRLGATSVYVTHDQIEAMTMADHVVVMRDGVIEQQGSPLELYDSPATRFVAGFIGSPAMNFVNGRIGADGQSVALDLPGTRPIPLGRAAEAGRKVLVGLRPEHLVACNPLEAPLTLPVAVVESTGSLTYVTTSGAAEMTVVVTGRSDLRAGDQIALTIAPDRVHLFDGETGRAV
- a CDS encoding phytanoyl-CoA dioxygenase family protein → METGSGAACTELERYLFDLNGYLVIPDALSPQQVAACNATLDQHQDFVGDGWDGHLRLYNNPDRQEGLVLQQVYEAGPVWEEMIDHPSWFAKAVHFIGSDDPENFDGHHGPAFIDECFASVRGPGQALRLHSGGHVGTIRTQYRFHAGKFHCGQVNVLVALNDIGPGDGATMVIPGSHKSNLRHPQTVAVDKREEQSSVDGIAGAVEVHLKAGDALMFVDAIMHGSARRTNPGQRRMTVYRYGPSWGYFRHDMIPSAALLARLTPERRRIVMPHKAPIAANG
- a CDS encoding carbohydrate ABC transporter permease, translated to MQKFFRRNLAGYAFLSPWLIGFFLLAIGPILASLYLSFTKYNVVRPPQWIGLDNYAYMVQFDQRFWKALQVTFQFVVISVPLKLIFALGVAMALDKGIRAIGWYRALFYLPSILGGSIAVAILWRQLFNYDGVINSILRLFGGDGPYWLADPKFSLWTLIVLAIWQFGSPMLIFLAGLRAIPQELYEAAEIDAAGPVKKFFAITVPLLAPVIFFNLVLQMIEAFKSFSGAFIISGGSGAPLDSLLFFTVYLYNEAFSFLRMGYASALAWVLLLIIAAFTAIAFWTSKYWVHYENERG
- a CDS encoding carbohydrate ABC transporter permease produces the protein MTRLLSSLRDGKGFDIVLVAVPLLFLLALSGLPLIYNVVMSFQEVDMFSLGTFARPWVGLKNYIAVFSAPETWPIMRNTAVFVVCSIAGQFLLGFGLALFFTQKFPGASYIRGLFLASWVMPGLVVGAIWNWILAGDFGVLNYVLKALGIISENIFWRSDTNWSLWAVIIANIWLGTAFNMILLAVGLAGIPRDLYEAAELDGATSWQRFWTMTLPMMRSTIGAVISLGLIFTLQQFDLFAAITSGGPANSSNVAQYWAWEQSFRQYDFAKGSTISVVMIAVVMIASIIYVRSTRHEVRG
- a CDS encoding carbohydrate ABC transporter permease, coding for MTQIWMQRLLLLVALALAALYLFPLYWMYVTSLKTGSEIFATPPGLVPANPQWGVFSYVWELRGMGRFLWNSTIIAFGTMALTAILGTGCAYVLARYRNIWIDVALFLVLMLQVLPASLMITPIFVGFAQLGLLNHPQLAVVLAITAKSMPFFVVLVRASFMSVPAELEEAALVDGNSRAGAFWSIVLPLARNGILVSAILIFMQAFGEFVYSKSMIPAVELQPASVGLNAFMGPNTTEWNNIMAYATIYVTPILAAFVILQRRIVAGLTSGALK